In one Neobacillus sp. CF12 genomic region, the following are encoded:
- a CDS encoding HAD family hydrolase produces the protein MIKAIFFDLDDTLLWDQKSIQEAFIATCKVAEERYGVDANELEEAVREAARNLYSSYETYKFTQMIGINPFEGLWGNFLDDHDDFRKMKEIVPSYRKDAWTAGLKAMGVDDPAFGHELAERFPQERRNLPFVYEESFEILDSLKGKYQLLLLTNGSPDLQHTKLSITPELVPYFDQILISGDFGKGKPDPSIFEHALSLMSLEKNEVLMVGDNLMTDILGANTVGIKSVWINRHNKERNEVIPTYEIKHLEELFPLLDELNM, from the coding sequence ATGATAAAAGCAATTTTTTTCGATTTAGATGATACACTGCTGTGGGATCAAAAAAGTATTCAGGAAGCATTTATTGCGACATGTAAAGTAGCGGAAGAACGGTATGGGGTTGATGCAAATGAATTGGAGGAAGCAGTTCGTGAGGCTGCAAGAAATCTCTACTCCTCCTATGAGACCTATAAATTCACACAAATGATTGGAATCAATCCGTTTGAAGGCTTATGGGGCAATTTTTTAGACGATCATGATGACTTTAGGAAAATGAAAGAGATCGTTCCTAGCTATAGAAAAGATGCTTGGACTGCGGGGCTGAAGGCAATGGGCGTGGATGACCCGGCGTTTGGACATGAACTGGCCGAAAGATTCCCGCAAGAGCGGAGGAACCTGCCGTTTGTATACGAGGAATCGTTTGAAATTCTGGATTCGTTAAAAGGAAAATATCAATTGCTGCTGTTAACAAATGGATCACCTGATTTGCAGCATACTAAACTATCTATTACACCAGAACTTGTCCCGTATTTTGACCAGATTCTGATTTCAGGTGATTTTGGGAAAGGGAAGCCAGATCCATCGATATTTGAGCATGCGTTGTCCCTTATGTCATTAGAAAAGAATGAAGTCCTAATGGTAGGGGATAACCTTATGACAGATATCCTTGGTGCTAATACGGTAGGGATTAAGTCGGTTTGGATAAACCGTCACAATAAAGAAAGAAATGAAGTCATTCCAACCTATGAAATTAAACACTTAGAAGAGCTTTTTCCTTTGTTGGATGAGTTGAACATGTAA
- a CDS encoding branched-chain amino acid ABC transporter permease, translating into MEWLQQLINGISLGSIYALIALGYTMVYGIIKLINFAHGDVFMVGAFVGFYAIKGWGLGFFPALLFSMAFCAVFGVLIERIAYKRLRNATRIAALITAIGMSLLIEYGVIYARGAQPEAYPDNVLPSTSFNLFGAQISSQSLFILGVSVGLMIILQFIVHRTKIGKAMRAVSHDMDAARLMGINVDRTISYTFAIGSALAGAAGVIFGVYYTKIEPLMGIIPGLKAFVAAVLGGIGIIPGAMVGGLILGVVESVVSALGFSLWRDAAAFIILILILIFRPSGIFGKNTREKV; encoded by the coding sequence ATGGAGTGGTTACAACAATTGATAAACGGAATTTCACTCGGCAGCATTTATGCCTTAATCGCATTAGGCTATACCATGGTTTATGGAATCATCAAATTGATCAACTTTGCTCACGGTGATGTTTTTATGGTAGGTGCGTTCGTCGGGTTTTATGCGATTAAGGGATGGGGGCTGGGCTTCTTTCCAGCATTGTTATTTTCAATGGCGTTTTGTGCGGTATTTGGTGTATTGATCGAAAGAATAGCCTATAAACGTCTTCGAAATGCAACTAGAATTGCAGCCTTAATAACAGCAATTGGAATGTCGCTGTTAATTGAATACGGTGTGATTTACGCGAGGGGAGCACAGCCAGAGGCTTACCCTGATAATGTGTTACCAAGCACAAGCTTTAATCTATTTGGTGCACAAATTAGCAGTCAGTCCCTTTTCATCTTGGGAGTGTCTGTCGGCCTAATGATAATTCTACAATTTATCGTTCATCGGACAAAGATTGGTAAAGCGATGCGCGCCGTATCACACGATATGGACGCTGCCCGCCTAATGGGTATAAACGTAGACCGGACAATCTCCTATACATTTGCGATTGGCTCTGCATTAGCAGGTGCTGCAGGTGTAATATTTGGTGTTTATTATACGAAGATTGAACCACTAATGGGGATTATCCCTGGTTTAAAAGCATTTGTTGCGGCTGTTTTAGGTGGGATTGGAATCATTCCAGGAGCCATGGTTGGTGGTCTTATCCTAGGAGTTGTTGAATCAGTGGTAAGTGCATTAGGTTTCTCGCTATGGAGAGACGCAGCAGCATTTATCATCTTAATCCTTATTCTAATTTTTAGACCTTCGGGCATTTTTGGAAAAAATACGAGAGAGAAAGTGTAG
- a CDS encoding ABC transporter ATP-binding protein, protein MLKVNGIDVFYGNIHALKGVSLEINEGEIVTLIGANGAGKSTLLKTLSGLLKPKSGTIEYLDKSISGKAPQSIVKAGISHVPEGRRVFANMSVEENLELGAYLRKDSKEIRKDIQGVYELFPRLQERRKQLSGTLSGGEQQMLAMGRAIMAKPKLLLLDEPSMGLAPLMVKIIFQIIEKINQDGTTILLVEQNANMALSVADRAYVIETGRVKISGTAAELQASEEIKKAYLGGL, encoded by the coding sequence ATGCTTAAAGTGAATGGAATTGATGTTTTTTATGGAAATATCCACGCCCTTAAAGGAGTTTCCTTAGAAATCAATGAAGGGGAAATTGTTACTCTGATTGGGGCGAACGGAGCAGGAAAAAGCACTCTTCTTAAGACATTGTCCGGGCTGCTTAAGCCAAAGTCAGGGACGATTGAATACTTGGATAAATCAATCTCAGGCAAGGCTCCCCAGTCGATCGTGAAGGCGGGTATATCACATGTACCTGAGGGGCGAAGAGTGTTTGCCAATATGAGTGTAGAGGAAAATCTAGAACTAGGTGCCTATTTAAGAAAAGATTCGAAAGAAATCCGCAAAGATATTCAAGGCGTCTATGAGCTTTTTCCAAGATTGCAAGAGCGCAGGAAGCAGTTATCCGGAACGCTATCTGGAGGAGAACAGCAAATGCTGGCTATGGGACGAGCGATAATGGCAAAACCTAAGTTGCTTCTATTAGATGAACCTTCGATGGGATTGGCTCCTTTAATGGTTAAAATCATTTTTCAAATTATTGAGAAAATAAACCAGGATGGAACAACAATCCTCTTGGTTGAACAGAATGCGAATATGGCACTATCGGTTGCTGACAGGGCCTATGTAATCGAAACAGGTCGAGTCAAAATCTCAGGAACGGCAGCTGAGTTACAAGCAAGTGAAGAAATTAAGAAAGCCTATCTTGGTGGTCTATAA
- a CDS encoding D-2-hydroxyacid dehydrogenase: MDIRNILIVSPMYRELKLLIEKEVTDKSFRFISEGELTQDNLSWADALVSFNLKADYDYSTVKWVHSLGAGVDRFLFKKDWNEEVLLTRTICSFGQRIAEYCLSYFLKDLQFHDTFWEQKQQKKWEQRTPKLIGEQKVLVYGTGEIGQMIAKVFSGLGVDVFGVSLSGKQSAYFKEVMKLEDHFSQISEKNYIINTLPLTEQTEKLFDSSIFNKLSDVGFINVGRGASVDEGALLQALNENSVRFAVLDVFEHEPLPGNNPLWSHPRVQITPHISAVTTPNEGAACFLETLKNIDENKLLKNRVDTKKGY, from the coding sequence ATGGATATCAGAAATATTTTAATAGTCAGTCCAATGTATAGAGAACTTAAATTATTAATTGAAAAGGAAGTCACGGATAAGTCTTTTCGATTTATTTCTGAGGGAGAGCTTACACAGGATAATTTAAGCTGGGCAGATGCACTGGTTTCATTTAATTTAAAAGCAGATTATGATTACAGTACTGTGAAATGGGTTCACTCTTTAGGAGCCGGGGTGGACCGGTTCTTATTTAAAAAGGATTGGAATGAAGAGGTTTTATTAACAAGAACAATTTGTTCTTTTGGGCAGAGGATTGCAGAGTATTGTTTAAGTTACTTCTTAAAGGATTTACAATTTCATGATACCTTCTGGGAGCAAAAGCAACAAAAAAAATGGGAGCAGCGAACACCAAAACTAATAGGAGAACAAAAAGTTCTTGTATATGGAACCGGAGAAATCGGTCAAATGATTGCGAAGGTTTTCTCAGGATTGGGAGTTGACGTGTTCGGGGTCTCTTTAAGTGGGAAACAATCTGCCTATTTTAAAGAGGTCATGAAGTTGGAAGACCATTTTTCACAAATAAGCGAAAAGAACTATATCATCAATACATTACCGTTGACAGAACAGACAGAAAAATTATTCGACAGTTCTATTTTTAATAAACTTTCAGATGTAGGATTTATAAATGTGGGAAGAGGGGCATCAGTTGACGAAGGGGCCTTACTGCAAGCATTAAATGAAAACTCAGTTAGATTTGCTGTACTTGATGTGTTCGAACATGAACCGCTTCCAGGAAATAATCCATTATGGAGTCATCCAAGGGTTCAAATTACTCCACATATTTCTGCGGTTACGACACCCAATGAAGGGGCGGCTTGCTTTCTGGAAACACTTAAAAACATCGACGAAAACAAGCTTCTGAAAAATAGAGTTGATACAAAAAAAGGTTATTAA
- a CDS encoding ABC transporter ATP-binding protein, with product MNVDPLLQVKNAGIQFGGLKAVSGFNMELNQGELVGLIGPNGAGKTTSFNLLTGVYVPTEGDILFDGKRLNGLAPYQVTRNGISRTFQNIRLFSELSVLDNVKVAYHSLAKHSILSSIFRMPSHFSEEKVMEEKSLEFLKIFQLDRFKDEKAKNLPYGQQRRLEIARALAASPKLLLLDEPAAGMNPQETHELMELIAFIRKQFDLTILLIEHDMALVMGICERIYVLDHGQLIAAGTPDEIRNHPKVIEAYLGEEVPSDYA from the coding sequence ATTAATGTGGATCCTTTACTTCAGGTTAAAAATGCGGGAATTCAGTTTGGCGGACTAAAGGCGGTTTCAGGCTTCAATATGGAACTCAATCAAGGTGAATTGGTTGGGTTAATCGGACCGAATGGTGCAGGGAAAACAACTAGCTTTAATTTGTTAACCGGTGTATATGTACCGACAGAGGGCGACATTTTGTTCGATGGCAAAAGGTTAAATGGGCTTGCTCCATACCAAGTAACACGGAATGGAATCAGCCGGACGTTTCAAAATATCCGCCTATTCAGCGAATTGTCAGTTTTAGATAATGTAAAAGTTGCTTATCATTCTTTAGCAAAGCATTCCATTTTAAGTTCCATTTTCCGGATGCCTTCCCATTTCTCCGAAGAAAAGGTGATGGAGGAAAAATCACTAGAGTTCTTAAAAATTTTTCAATTGGACCGCTTTAAAGACGAAAAGGCAAAGAATTTACCGTATGGTCAGCAACGTAGATTGGAAATCGCAAGGGCATTGGCTGCCAGTCCCAAATTATTGCTGCTTGATGAGCCGGCTGCGGGTATGAATCCCCAGGAAACACATGAACTAATGGAACTTATAGCATTTATTCGAAAACAGTTTGATTTAACGATTCTCCTCATTGAGCATGATATGGCTCTAGTTATGGGAATTTGTGAAAGAATCTATGTGCTGGACCATGGGCAGTTGATTGCGGCAGGGACTCCTGATGAAATCCGAAATCATCCAAAAGTTATTGAAGCATACTTAGGAGAGGAGGTTCCAAGTGACTATGCTTAA
- a CDS encoding DEAD/DEAH box helicase, with protein sequence MSEKKFEDYQLSEEIRRALDVLKYDKPTEVQKEVIPKALANHDLVVKSQTGSGKTASFAIPICEMMDWEEKKPQTLILTPTRELAVQVREDVTNIGRFKRIKAMAVYGKEPFSKQKEELKQKTHVVVGTPGRTMDHIERGTLELDKIKYLIIDEADEMLNMGFIEEVEGIIKELPENRVTMVFSATLPKDVENLCHQYMKEPIHIDIAATGVTTNTIEHAVIEVKDEDKISLLKDVTLVENPDSCIIFCRTKENVEKVYTELEKNNYSCERLHGGLEQEDRFGVMDGFKLGNFRYLVATDVAARGIDIDNVTLIINYDVPMEKEGYVHRTGRTGRAGNKGKAITFGTPYEGKFLKAIERYIGFEIPAMDAPTQDEVESGKAAFEEKLSGRRVVRNNKTARINKDITKLHFSGGKKKKLRAVDFVGTISNIPGVSADDIGIITIQDNLSYVDILNGKGSLVLQAMEHTTVKGKKLKVSKALK encoded by the coding sequence ATGAGTGAAAAAAAGTTTGAGGATTATCAGTTAAGCGAGGAAATAAGACGAGCACTTGATGTCTTGAAATATGATAAGCCTACCGAAGTACAAAAAGAAGTCATTCCCAAAGCACTTGCGAATCATGATTTGGTTGTAAAATCGCAAACAGGAAGTGGCAAGACTGCATCCTTTGCAATTCCTATTTGCGAAATGATGGATTGGGAGGAAAAAAAGCCACAAACCTTAATCCTTACTCCAACTCGTGAGCTAGCTGTCCAGGTTCGTGAAGATGTAACGAATATTGGTCGATTTAAACGGATAAAAGCGATGGCTGTGTATGGGAAAGAACCTTTCTCGAAACAAAAAGAAGAATTAAAGCAAAAAACCCATGTGGTTGTGGGTACACCTGGTCGTACGATGGACCACATCGAAAGAGGAACGCTTGAATTAGATAAAATCAAGTATTTGATTATCGATGAAGCGGATGAAATGTTAAATATGGGCTTTATCGAAGAAGTAGAAGGTATCATTAAAGAACTTCCTGAGAACAGAGTGACGATGGTCTTTTCTGCTACCTTACCGAAGGATGTGGAAAACCTCTGCCATCAATATATGAAAGAACCTATCCATATCGATATTGCTGCTACAGGGGTTACCACAAATACGATTGAACATGCTGTTATTGAGGTAAAGGACGAAGATAAAATTTCGTTGTTGAAGGACGTAACACTGGTTGAAAATCCGGATAGTTGTATCATTTTTTGCCGAACGAAAGAAAATGTGGAAAAAGTTTATACGGAACTGGAAAAAAACAATTATTCATGTGAAAGACTTCATGGCGGTTTAGAACAAGAAGACCGGTTTGGAGTTATGGACGGCTTTAAATTGGGTAATTTTCGCTATCTTGTGGCAACAGATGTAGCTGCAAGAGGTATTGACATTGATAATGTAACCCTGATCATTAACTACGATGTCCCGATGGAAAAAGAGGGATATGTGCACCGGACTGGAAGAACAGGTAGAGCCGGCAACAAAGGAAAAGCGATTACCTTTGGGACTCCTTATGAAGGAAAATTCCTTAAGGCAATTGAAAGATACATTGGTTTTGAAATCCCTGCAATGGACGCTCCGACGCAAGATGAAGTAGAGAGTGGAAAAGCGGCATTCGAGGAAAAGCTTAGCGGCCGGAGAGTGGTTAGAAATAACAAAACTGCTCGAATTAATAAGGATATTACCAAACTCCATTTTAGCGGCGGTAAAAAGAAGAAACTTCGTGCGGTAGATTTTGTTGGTACGATCTCCAATATTCCGGGCGTATCAGCAGATGATATTGGGATTATTACCATCCAGGACAACTTATCCTATGTTGACATCCTTAATGGAAAAGGCTCTTTAGTCCTGCAGGCTATGGAGCATACCACTGTCAAAGGAAAAAAACTTAAAGTCAGTAAAGCATTAAAATAA
- a CDS encoding DUF3147 family protein gives MGELSISALLIRFLLGGTAVAVSTLVARNLGEKAGGIFAAFPAVYLAALLTVGLDFSGDKLVAHSILLSKGAIVGMGINILVAILAGYLLPRQGWKRGLIQAMGFWLVVSMAVVMITTYS, from the coding sequence ATGGGAGAGCTTTCAATAAGTGCCTTACTCATAAGATTTCTTTTGGGAGGAACAGCTGTAGCTGTTTCAACACTTGTTGCAAGGAATTTAGGTGAAAAAGCTGGGGGAATCTTTGCAGCTTTTCCAGCCGTATATTTAGCAGCTTTATTAACAGTTGGTTTGGACTTCAGCGGAGATAAGTTAGTAGCCCATTCCATCTTATTGTCAAAAGGCGCTATCGTCGGGATGGGAATTAATATTTTAGTTGCCATTCTCGCTGGTTATCTCTTGCCTAGACAAGGGTGGAAGCGCGGTCTTATCCAGGCTATGGGCTTTTGGCTAGTTGTATCAATGGCGGTTGTGATGATTACAACTTACTCATGA
- a CDS encoding ABC transporter substrate-binding protein gives MKKKLASVLMASTLFAGVLAGCAGVAKENSGSNSDTIKLGINLELSGNVASYGESMAKGIEMAVDEINKNGGVDGKKFDVVKVDNKSEAAEATNGIIKLTSQDKVTAVIGAATSGNTVAQAQIANDTKTVLIAPGGTSPTVTVDDKGEVREFVFRTSFIDPFQGTVAANFATDTLKIKDAAIFADNSSDYAKGLSDAFKETFEAAGGKIVAEEAYVAKDTDFRATLTRIKSKNPSFIFIPGYYEEVGLIVKQARELGIDVPLVGADGWDSPKLVDLAGAEALNNTYLINHYSSEDPDEKVQNFVNAFKEKNNGEAPNAFNALGYDTVYFLADAVKRAGSTDSSKIQAELAKTKDLSLVTGVVTIDENHHPIKTATILEYKDGKQVFNTKVNP, from the coding sequence ATGAAAAAGAAATTAGCAAGTGTATTAATGGCATCAACCTTATTTGCTGGAGTGCTAGCAGGGTGTGCAGGTGTGGCGAAAGAAAATTCAGGAAGCAATTCAGATACCATTAAGTTGGGTATAAATTTGGAACTTTCAGGGAATGTTGCGTCATATGGTGAATCAATGGCAAAAGGAATTGAAATGGCTGTTGATGAAATTAATAAAAATGGCGGCGTAGATGGCAAAAAGTTTGATGTTGTGAAAGTAGATAATAAATCAGAAGCAGCAGAGGCTACAAACGGTATTATAAAGTTAACAAGCCAAGACAAGGTAACTGCTGTTATTGGAGCAGCAACAAGCGGAAATACAGTTGCACAAGCCCAGATTGCGAACGATACGAAAACCGTTCTAATCGCTCCAGGTGGAACAAGCCCAACTGTTACTGTGGATGATAAAGGGGAAGTTAGAGAGTTCGTTTTCCGTACTTCTTTCATTGATCCATTCCAAGGTACAGTGGCTGCCAATTTTGCTACAGATACCTTAAAAATAAAAGATGCAGCGATTTTTGCTGACAACTCAAGTGACTATGCTAAAGGTTTATCTGATGCCTTCAAGGAAACATTTGAAGCAGCAGGCGGTAAAATCGTAGCGGAAGAAGCATATGTAGCAAAGGATACAGACTTCCGTGCGACATTAACTCGTATCAAGTCAAAAAATCCTTCATTCATTTTTATCCCTGGTTATTATGAAGAGGTTGGATTAATTGTTAAACAAGCGCGTGAATTAGGAATCGATGTTCCATTAGTGGGTGCTGATGGTTGGGATTCTCCGAAGTTGGTTGATTTAGCAGGTGCAGAAGCATTAAATAATACGTACCTAATTAACCATTACTCATCAGAAGATCCAGATGAAAAGGTACAAAATTTTGTTAATGCCTTTAAAGAAAAGAACAATGGCGAAGCACCTAATGCCTTCAATGCACTTGGTTATGACACGGTTTACTTTTTAGCGGATGCCGTTAAGCGTGCTGGCAGCACAGACTCAAGTAAAATTCAGGCTGAATTAGCGAAAACAAAAGATTTGAGCCTAGTTACAGGTGTAGTAACAATTGATGAAAATCATCATCCAATTAAAACAGCTACAATTTTAGAATATAAAGATGGTAAACAAGTGTTTAACACAAAAGTAAATCCTTAA
- a CDS encoding BsuPI-related putative proteinase inhibitor, whose translation MRLKILFIVLLVGLLSACGNDSNTIGNSENENPTENPTPNEMVANLHPSIETKEENNAVMINYKVKNVSGKPQKLTFATGLQADYIIYDEKGKKVTQYSEEVMSTQAINAVIIQNNQEIQNSFPISDLYNGRYKVEVFLTAKEEQAKVVTDLTVENSLFTKASGILVGQMDPHTIEVDFKGEKTAFQLTEEAIEQLPSLKEGSEISFVYSENEIQKTIEKFILE comes from the coding sequence ATGCGATTAAAAATACTGTTTATCGTTTTATTAGTAGGCCTATTAAGTGCTTGTGGTAATGATAGTAATACAATTGGTAACTCGGAAAATGAAAATCCAACTGAGAATCCAACACCGAATGAAATGGTTGCAAATTTACATCCCTCTATTGAAACAAAAGAAGAAAACAATGCTGTGATGATTAATTACAAAGTAAAAAATGTATCGGGTAAACCTCAAAAACTAACATTTGCAACTGGGCTTCAGGCTGATTATATTATTTATGATGAAAAAGGGAAAAAGGTAACACAGTATTCTGAGGAAGTCATGTCAACGCAGGCAATCAATGCGGTGATCATTCAGAACAATCAAGAGATTCAAAACTCATTTCCGATTTCAGACCTTTATAATGGCCGCTATAAGGTTGAAGTTTTTTTAACAGCCAAGGAAGAACAGGCAAAGGTGGTAACCGATTTAACTGTTGAAAATTCTTTATTTACAAAAGCTTCAGGAATACTTGTAGGCCAAATGGATCCCCATACCATTGAAGTGGATTTCAAGGGTGAAAAGACAGCATTCCAGCTAACAGAAGAAGCGATTGAGCAATTGCCATCCCTAAAAGAAGGCAGTGAAATTTCATTTGTTTATTCCGAAAATGAAATCCAAAAAACAATTGAAAAGTTTATTCTTGAATAG
- a CDS encoding DUF3231 family protein produces MKHTKVLSSYLEMGSLPVPMAYDQEVTDSTEAPFSDKLMMFQFNLMIYAGIGNYGIAISESQRTDLVVDYSLYKKILQYTNRHTICKIAGP; encoded by the coding sequence TTGAAGCATACAAAAGTCTTGAGTAGTTATTTAGAAATGGGTTCACTACCTGTTCCTATGGCGTATGATCAGGAAGTAACCGATTCAACAGAAGCGCCATTTTCAGATAAATTAATGATGTTTCAATTCAATCTTATGATTTATGCTGGGATTGGTAATTACGGCATTGCCATTTCGGAGAGCCAACGTACAGATTTGGTTGTTGATTATTCGCTGTACAAGAAAATACTGCAATACACAAACCGCCATACTATCTGCAAGATAGCTGGTCCATAA
- a CDS encoding S1 domain-containing RNA-binding protein, which yields MSIEVGSKVQGKVTGITNFGAFVELPGGTTGLVHISEVADSYVKDVNDHLKVGDQVEVKVISEKDGKTALSIKKAIDKPEGQTSSYSQRPQRQGRDNRQSKDFRSKGSNFKPKENFEDKMAKFLKASEENLSSLKRNTETKRGGRGGRRG from the coding sequence TTGTCGATCGAAGTAGGCAGCAAAGTACAAGGTAAAGTAACGGGTATTACTAATTTTGGAGCGTTTGTAGAATTACCAGGTGGCACAACTGGTCTTGTGCATATCAGTGAAGTAGCAGACAGCTACGTAAAAGACGTTAATGATCATCTCAAAGTTGGAGACCAGGTTGAAGTTAAGGTAATTAGTGAGAAAGACGGAAAAACTGCCTTGTCTATTAAAAAAGCAATTGATAAACCAGAAGGACAAACTTCTTCTTATTCCCAGCGTCCACAACGCCAGGGAAGAGATAATAGGCAATCAAAGGACTTCCGTTCAAAAGGGAGCAACTTTAAACCAAAAGAAAACTTTGAAGATAAAATGGCTAAATTCTTAAAAGCGAGCGAAGAAAATTTATCCAGCCTAAAGCGCAATACCGAAACGAAACGTGGCGGCAGAGGCGGAAGACGCGGATAA
- a CDS encoding guanylate kinase produces MYKIKDKEKLFIYTGPDGSGRKTIAKMVATAFDMETVLSYTTRPPRHYEQDGVDYHFVSEENFNELNDNQEFLECVEIDGIHYGIREQDIVKAFENHNLVYLTLNPEGTEKLKDMYGDRVMRLFIYSDRDTVIQRHKARNDKEKDIQRHLAHYDEIMEYKTQCEHVFENYDSPQVSFQVSEVIEAFLDQKRIVTDY; encoded by the coding sequence ATGTACAAAATTAAAGATAAGGAAAAGCTTTTCATTTACACTGGGCCAGACGGTTCTGGTAGAAAAACGATTGCCAAGATGGTCGCAACTGCGTTTGATATGGAAACTGTCCTCTCTTACACAACTCGACCTCCCCGTCATTATGAACAAGATGGAGTAGACTACCATTTTGTTTCGGAAGAAAACTTCAACGAGCTAAACGACAACCAAGAATTTCTTGAGTGTGTTGAAATCGACGGAATTCATTATGGAATTCGCGAACAAGATATTGTGAAGGCATTCGAAAATCATAATCTTGTTTATTTAACCTTAAATCCAGAAGGCACTGAAAAATTGAAAGATATGTACGGTGACCGCGTCATGCGCCTTTTCATCTATTCAGATCGTGATACGGTTATTCAGAGACATAAGGCACGAAACGATAAAGAAAAAGATATCCAAAGACATTTAGCCCATTATGATGAAATCATGGAATATAAAACTCAATGTGAGCATGTCTTTGAAAACTATGATTCACCACAGGTTTCATTTCAAGTTAGTGAAGTTATTGAAGCCTTCCTTGATCAAAAAAGAATTGTTACCGATTATTAA
- a CDS encoding branched-chain amino acid ABC transporter permease codes for MKKVTKFWLFLILAVLIYGLGQGLIQTGILNAFYSNMLILMIINIILAVSLHLVIGITGQFSIGHAGFLAVGAYVSAIITMKFELPFVLAIVIGGIVAALAGLLVGIPTLRLRGDYLAIATLGFGEIIRIVFLNIEYVGGAAGMMVSNMTTWTSAFVCLVITILVISNFTNSRHGRACIAIRENEIAADAMGINTTFYKVVAFAIGSFFAGIAGGLFSHNFYIIQPTNFGFLKSFDILIFVVLGGLGSLSGSVIAAILLTIISTYLQQYPETRMIIYSLVLVVVMLYRPQGLMGTREITDFFGKKKMAKGGN; via the coding sequence ATGAAAAAGGTAACTAAATTCTGGCTATTTCTCATTTTAGCAGTACTAATATATGGGCTTGGCCAAGGTTTGATACAGACAGGAATATTAAACGCATTTTATAGCAACATGCTGATTTTAATGATTATTAACATCATTTTAGCAGTCAGTCTTCACTTGGTTATTGGAATCACCGGACAATTTTCAATTGGACATGCTGGTTTTCTTGCTGTCGGAGCGTATGTATCAGCGATCATTACGATGAAGTTTGAACTTCCTTTCGTTTTAGCGATTGTCATCGGTGGAATTGTAGCTGCATTAGCTGGTCTTCTCGTTGGAATTCCAACTTTAAGGCTCCGTGGAGATTATCTGGCCATTGCTACTCTTGGCTTTGGTGAGATAATAAGAATCGTATTTTTAAATATTGAGTATGTAGGCGGCGCTGCCGGAATGATGGTCTCCAATATGACGACTTGGACAAGCGCATTTGTATGCCTCGTGATTACCATTCTGGTTATATCAAACTTTACGAACTCACGACACGGGAGAGCCTGTATTGCGATTCGAGAAAATGAAATTGCGGCAGATGCAATGGGAATCAATACAACTTTTTATAAAGTTGTGGCATTCGCAATAGGATCTTTCTTCGCTGGGATAGCCGGCGGTTTATTTTCTCACAATTTCTACATTATCCAGCCAACCAATTTTGGCTTCTTAAAGTCATTTGATATTTTAATCTTTGTTGTTTTAGGTGGACTTGGAAGTTTATCTGGTTCTGTCATCGCTGCTATCCTTTTAACGATTATTTCGACCTATTTGCAGCAATATCCTGAAACACGAATGATTATTTACAGTTTGGTATTAGTAGTTGTTATGCTATACCGTCCTCAGGGGTTAATGGGTACCCGTGAGATAACAGATTTCTTTGGTAAAAAGAAAATGGCGAAAGGAGGAAATTAA